The Oryza brachyantha chromosome 6, ObraRS2, whole genome shotgun sequence region TAAAGATGCCCTGCAAATGTAGTGTAATTGATAATTTGTCCAAGTTAGAAATGGTAAACTTCCTTTAATGCCACATGATGTAAATTTTTGTACTCACACGAGTAGCTGAAAGAATATCAACAAATTCAGAGACATGAAGAAGAGAGCTCACGTGTTTAAAAGAGTATCATCTTGTTGAATAAATTCATAACATTGACGAAGCATATTCTCAGAGAAGTCCAAAGCAATCACTGCTGAGTATGATCCAGATTTTGCAAACTTTCTTGTGAACAAGCCACTGCCACAGCTTACGTCAAGAAGTACACCACCAGTGACTGATTGAAAATAATCTTGAGCCATTTGAAACTGATTAAAGCCAGCAATAGATCAgaacatacataaaaaaggATGATACTCTAAATAATAAATCCTTAATTGGAATAAAAACATAGTTAGAATTATCTACACCATATATCATGCTTGCTAGAACTTCTCATGTAATAACGCTAATGTATCAAACAATGGAATGGCCTAGAAATGTACCTCTTCATCAAGACCAGGGAAGCCACTTCGATTGAAGTTTTGGCGCCAGCCTCTTTCATAAAGAAATGAGACGAGTGGGCTCCTGAACAGCTCAGTTCTAGCAGGTTTCAATTCGCTGTATTCTTTCGTTCCGGAAGTGACAGTGAGATCCAAGAAGATGTCTTTGCTAGTGAATGACTTGTTGCACTTGGAACACTTGAATCCAGACCTATAAATTGCTGGCCTGGAACACgcataagagaaaaatatcaaaaatgcTAATCAAGCAAAACCTGTGGAAGAGAATAAAGAAATGAAATTGAACGTACAAGTTTATCCCTGATGGCCCTTTCCTTATCAATGGCTCATAGCAAACAGGGCATGCAAACACCTCTGTTTCTGAATTGTTACTCTGCTGGACTTTGCTTTCCTACAAAGGTGTAAACCACAAAGATAATGCATTGTTCAGCACAGCACGAACAAAGTGCACACATGCAACAATGTCTGTTGGGAAACAACATCACACAcaatgtaattattaatttattatcaaaccCATCTCTGCCCCAGGTGATGTGACCACGTCTACTACGGATACAACCATTGTTCACTTCAAGATCAAGATGCTCAAGTGCTGGAATCCGATTCAGCCACCCGCTATATTGTTGTCTTCAAACGGCCGCCAAATTTGCATACGAGTTCTGTTTTGTCTTCGTGAATACTTGATGGAAAGCTATTGGAGTCCTCTTTCCAACGAATCCAGCCTCTTATCCGAATTCCATCCCGTTTGGTTACAATCGCAGAAACAAGTTGATTCGTCACCTATATTGGGCCAATGGACTTGTAACTTTGCCTGTGACTCCAGCCCAAGAGGGGCCCAAGTGGGGTGCCCTCCAACCTGGTGGAGCACGAACCTAGAGAGCCCTAGGATGTCCTCCTACTCCTATAAATAGTTAGTTGCCCCTTTAGGGTTATCCGAGTTTTGATTAATAGAAAGTTTAACCATTGCAACATCCATGTAATTACGCATCCGGTTAGGATTCCTGGTTACATGTTCGAAACCCCACCTTATTAGTTGTATCATTTATCTTGAGACTTAATTCCTATTTGCAATTTAGattgcttttatcttgttctCGATTGTTTGCAGGAATAGGGTTGATCTGCACCGGTAAGATCAACAACCCTAGGAGAAGTGTATCGGTCGCTAAGGCGCAACACAAAATATCTAGTACGGTTATAGACGGGTCGACAACTTCTTTCCTCAAATCATAGTTATACAACTCACCAAAAGATCGGGTCATCCCCGTGCACATCACCAGGCCCCCGGCACACATGAGCATCTTGGCATTTTCAGTAGCTACTCCAAGTCCAAACCAAGGTGGGTTATAGTCTCAACTCTCAAATCTCGACAAATTTCTATGTCaaaatgtttaatttgttgatcAGTCTATCACCCAATAGTGTATCTTTTCAAGTATTCAGTGTTCTAAAAGCTCCTCTTCATGTATAGCACGAGCCCAACCATTTATAATTCTATGTGCAGGGACAAATGCGCCCGCgtctaaaaaaatcagttgCAGAGTTAAGAACTCGCCTCAGCACGCAAGAAAAAATCGCTGCAAGTTTTCCGCTACCCCAGAGTCCAGACCATGGAGTGAGCTGCGCTAGCTAGCCTGTTGTTAGCTCCGCATAACGCCGAACACCTAAGAGGCAAAGGCGGCAACACTGCTACCAAAGTACGTAACGACCTAAAAGGGAGGAGCAGGCGATCGAGCGGCAAGAAACCCACCTGCTCGACGGCGATCGCCGCGGCGACAGCTACCCGGCGAGCAGGGTGGTGGCGATGTCGGTGGAGGCGGAAGCGGACAGGGGCGTGGGCCCGTGGGAGCTGGAGCGAGGTGCCGGAGGAGCAGGAAGCCGCGGCGGCTGCTCTCACCGCGAGCTCCATGGGAGCACGATTGTTTGCACTACGAGAGGCGATGGTGCTTGGGTTTTTGGGGGAAATCTCGCGGCTGCGGTTGTGGCGGTTGTGGCctcggcggcgtggcgcgagCCGCGCCCGTTCGCGCGGTCCGGTGCGGATGGGTCCCCCGATTTTTCTCTAGCacccttcttttcttcttacttttcttttttttttcctccgcGAGTGCCCCGCCTCTGCATccacataatttaaattttaaatcttaaatatatatttgattttaattttttattaaattttattttaccgCCTTAGCATTTAGATTGCTTAGAATACTTgcgtaaaaattatattcacaaatcatttttcttttgtaattatgtcgtttactttttataaaaaaatcaaacaatgaaCAATCACGCAAAGGTGGTTGATGCTATACTCAGGTTAGCATCACTCATCATACTTTTGTGTCCTTGATTAAATTAGGGCATGTCTAATGGTTGAGCAGAgttgtatataattttcttcCATGTTATCTTGATGCAGCATTTGATACAGCACATGAGACAGGATATATAATAAGGAGTTAATTATACTGTATGTACGCTAGTTTTGGTCTATTAAAAGCAATCAAAAGGGCCACAGAATATAAGACGGCTCATCCACAATGACTAAAAAGACTGTAGGTAAAACAACTAAGATTCTTTTACGATTGACACAAAAAATAACACtatcttctttctctcttctccctaTGCAAAAATCCAATATAGCATTGTCTTACTTACAGCACTCCAACACATTGGGCATGCCCTTATGATCATGGTGAATTACACTTTAGCCGGCAAAACAAGgttgttatcttttttttttaagttgatgAACGGTGGATCATGAAAATTGATAGAGAATATTATCGTTATCAtaagtgtatatataaatcaaataagtTGCAGCCtcttgtaaaataaaatgtgataAACACAGTTAATTTTTGGCGATGAAACAAACGGCTGCCGGCCGTCATAGGTGACGCAGCACATGTCGTGCGACCGTGCGAGTACAACATTTGTTAAACTTTTACAATTTTGACGTTAGATGATTTCTTAACTACTTggtttaaatataaactaaatgatgcatatattcttttcaaaaaaacaatatcatgatattttttgattttataaattattataacattaaattgtttcttaaaaatttagatgtttgatcaaacattgtcgtaaacaataattatttttcacacgTGAGAGTAATCATTTGCTTTGTGTGGAATACATGGCGCAGTACTACGTTTTCTTGCACGGGAACACGTCCCGTTTTTGCATGATTTTGCAAGAAAATTCACATGTTTAGTaactcatcttttcatttctactTCTGCTTAcaccctaaaatttaaatttttaatattaattttatagtcgattttaaggttttattgtcaaagtttattttcatatattggcttttagaccactgataatacatatataaaaaatatttttacatatatatcatttgttttttttaataaaagtgaCAAACAATCGCCCACCTTAGACTGTTCCGACACGTTCGCCTGAAGAAGTACTGGTGCTTACCCGCCATTAATGAGGTGCAAGCGTCTGCTGACATTGATCACTGCTGAAAGCATTCCGGTAGGCCCAAACTAATTGCAGCCATCTCGGGTtatcttttgagtttttttaaaaaaattaaatgacatattacaaatagaaaataacttatgaataaaatacatatatatctatatgtattcataatgatttaaaacttaaaacttgaaaataaactatctcaaaattaactttaaataaattttaattttaatttataagtataaacaaaagcaggATAGAACGATCAACTTCCCGTAATTATCGTCGGCGTCTGGCCGTTGAGACTTTCAGTCAGACAGCCAGCGTGCTAGTCAGTGCCAGTGTGCCACTAGTGAAGTTTTTGCAAACCAATGGGCAAAAAGGTCTTATAATTTTCTCTCGACACTTCGACAGGGAGAGCCCTAAGGGGTGTTTGGAGGGctgcaactttttttttaaaagtaattaacacactaattaaaagtattaaatatagattattaataaactcCACCTCatattctggactatttcacgagacaaatctattgagcctaattagtttatgattagcgaatatgataaatatttattaattgtgaattaattaggcttaaaaaatttatttaataaaatagcctttatttacgtaattagttttattattagtttatatttaatacttctaattaacgtcaaaATATTCGATGTcacaggagaaaaaaaaagtcacgaATCCAAAACGCCACTGATCCCTAAATGTATCGGGGACCGTGCGATAGTCTGACATACAGCCTACGACAAGTCGCAAGTTGCGATACGTGACACGTTAGCCCTCTGTTTAGCGCTGCTTACTGTGTGCCACACGCACCTAATGGATATGATTATGCCCACAGCTTCAGGCgcggggtcgcgtcggcgatCTTGTCTTGTTTCCTGGAGTTTTTTTGGTGCGACGTGACTCGATGCTGCCTCCTCATGGGTCAAGGCCAAAATCGTCAGGCTAAACAGATCGTTTGATTACGTGTGTGATCTCAATCTGGCACTTTTTGAGTGTCACTCAAGGTTTTCATGAGTGAGACGGTGAACCGGCTGTGCTAATAATT contains the following coding sequences:
- the LOC102713750 gene encoding uncharacterized methyltransferase At2g41040, chloroplastic, with translation MELAVRAAAAASCSSGTSLQLPRAHAPVRFRLHRHRHHPARRVAVAAAIAVEQESKVQQSNNSETEVFACPVCYEPLIRKGPSGINLPAIYRSGFKCSKCNKSFTSKDIFLDLTVTSGTKEYSELKPARTELFRSPLVSFLYERGWRQNFNRSGFPGLDEEFQMAQDYFQSVTGGVLLDVSCGSGLFTRKFAKSGSYSAVIALDFSENMLRQCYEFIQQDDTLLNTNLALVRADISRLPFASCSIDAIHAGAAIHCWPSPSNAVAEISRVLRPGGVFVATTFLSSPRNNPFSVEALRPLRQVVGPVNTSYNYFTEGELEDLCKSCGLVNYSSKVQRAFIMFSGQKPY